A DNA window from Paraburkholderia sp. IMGN_8 contains the following coding sequences:
- a CDS encoding cytochrome c has protein sequence MKEIVLAMCSAAIVGCAGWAVGAFAEGAAVAPANAAVSTVAAGSAADQEALVERGRYLAGVADCIACHTAKGGKPFAGGLPIDSPIGKIYSMNITPDKGTGIGNYTLDDFDKAVRHGIAKSGSTLYPAMPYVSYAKVTPSDVKALYAYFMNGVQPVSQQNQAPDIPWPLSMRWPLSFWRMAFAPNAVVDDSPAPNDPILRGKYLVEGLAHCGACHTPRGIALQERSLTDDGKTFLSGGVIADYLAKSLRGDMNDGLGSWSEAEIVEFLKSGRTAHSAAFGGMAEVVGVSTQHMTDADLTAIVRYLKTLAPVSSGQKALAYVDSAAKALRAGSDHSNGALTFLDNCAACHRTTGNGYDATFPKLALSTTINTADPTSLIHLVLLGGEMPSTAAAPTHYGMPRFDARLTDRDIADVLTFVRASWGNHAPAVSADQVAKVRKAVGSAPQPKRAKNG, from the coding sequence ATGAAAGAAATCGTGCTGGCCATGTGTTCTGCGGCGATCGTCGGCTGCGCGGGATGGGCGGTTGGCGCGTTTGCCGAAGGCGCTGCCGTTGCCCCGGCGAACGCTGCAGTATCCACCGTCGCGGCCGGAAGTGCGGCGGATCAGGAGGCACTCGTCGAACGGGGCCGGTACCTGGCCGGCGTGGCTGACTGTATCGCCTGCCACACCGCCAAAGGCGGCAAACCGTTCGCGGGCGGTCTCCCGATCGATTCGCCGATCGGCAAGATCTATTCGATGAACATCACGCCGGATAAAGGCACGGGCATCGGCAACTACACGCTCGACGATTTCGACAAGGCGGTCCGTCACGGCATCGCGAAGAGCGGCTCGACGCTGTATCCGGCCATGCCGTATGTGTCGTATGCGAAGGTCACGCCGTCGGACGTAAAGGCGCTGTACGCTTACTTCATGAATGGCGTGCAACCGGTCTCGCAGCAGAACCAGGCGCCGGATATTCCGTGGCCTCTGTCGATGCGCTGGCCGCTGTCGTTCTGGCGCATGGCGTTTGCGCCGAATGCGGTGGTGGACGACTCGCCTGCGCCGAACGATCCGATCCTGCGCGGCAAATATCTGGTGGAAGGCCTCGCGCACTGCGGTGCTTGCCACACACCGCGCGGCATCGCGTTGCAGGAAAGGTCGCTGACCGACGACGGCAAAACGTTTCTCTCGGGCGGCGTAATCGCCGACTACCTGGCGAAGAGCTTGCGTGGCGATATGAACGACGGCTTGGGAAGCTGGAGCGAGGCGGAGATCGTCGAATTTCTGAAGAGCGGGCGCACCGCTCACTCGGCTGCGTTCGGCGGGATGGCCGAGGTGGTCGGCGTGAGCACCCAGCACATGACGGATGCCGACCTCACCGCGATCGTCCGCTACCTGAAGACGCTTGCGCCGGTCTCCTCCGGCCAGAAAGCGCTGGCCTATGTCGATTCCGCAGCCAAGGCACTGCGTGCCGGTTCCGACCACAGCAACGGCGCGCTGACGTTCCTCGACAACTGTGCAGCCTGTCATCGCACGACCGGCAATGGCTATGACGCAACGTTTCCGAAGCTGGCGCTGAGCACGACGATCAACACGGCTGACCCGACGTCGCTGATCCATCTCGTGCTGCTCGGTGGGGAAATGCCGTCGACCGCAGCGGCGCCCACGCACTACGGGATGCCGCGCTTCGACGCACGCCTGACCGATCGGGACATTGCCGACGTGTTGACCTTCGTGCGTGCGAGCTGGGGCAACCACGCTCCGGCGGTGAGCGCCGATCAGGTAGCGAAGGTTCGCAAGGCTGTGGGGAGCGCACCGCAGCCGAAACGGGCTAAGAATGGCTAA
- a CDS encoding GMC family oxidoreductase, with the protein MAIKKNKVDCVIVGFGWTGAILGQELTDAGLNVVALERGAMQDTPTDAQYPKVVDELTYSVRGKLFQELARETVTIRHGVNDLAVPYRQHGSFLLGNGVGGAGFHWNGMHYRVLPEELELRTRYEERYGKKFIPKGMNVQDFGVTYDELEPHFDFAEKVFGTSGKAGNLNGQIQAGGNPLEGKRTSEYPTPALQNSLGAQLFEKAAREAGFHPYPAPAANSSTAHTNPYGVRLGPCNFCGFCEGYGCYMYSKASPQTTILPVLLKKPNFELRTHAYVTKVLLDSDKKKAVGVTYIDAQGREIEQPADLVIIAAFQMHNVRLLLLSGIGKPYDPKTGEGVVGRNYAYQMNGGVNVLLPKGTQLNPFIGTGAGGIGMDDLNGDQFDHGPLGFVGGASIRHVRYGGRPIKMTPTVPGTPAWGSKWKEGVTDAYQRYMTIGIAGSVMPYQDACLDLDPTYRDAYGLPLLRMTFDWHDNEYDMLGYMGKRMEEVAKAMNPEKVFVAVRKKGSHYDTRLYQSTHTTGGALMGSSPQTSVVNKYLQSWDVSNVFVMGASAFPQNMGYNPTGLVAALAYHSAKAIREQYLKNAGPLVQA; encoded by the coding sequence ATGGCAATCAAGAAGAATAAGGTCGACTGTGTGATCGTGGGCTTCGGCTGGACGGGCGCGATCCTCGGACAGGAGTTGACCGATGCCGGACTCAACGTCGTCGCGCTGGAACGTGGCGCGATGCAGGACACGCCGACGGACGCGCAATATCCGAAGGTGGTGGACGAGCTCACGTATTCCGTGCGCGGCAAGCTGTTTCAGGAACTCGCGCGCGAGACGGTGACGATCCGTCACGGCGTCAACGATCTCGCGGTGCCCTATCGTCAGCATGGATCGTTCCTGCTCGGCAACGGTGTGGGCGGTGCGGGCTTCCACTGGAACGGCATGCATTACCGCGTGCTTCCTGAAGAGCTCGAATTGCGTACGCGTTACGAAGAGCGCTACGGCAAGAAGTTCATCCCCAAAGGCATGAACGTCCAGGACTTCGGCGTTACCTATGACGAACTTGAACCGCATTTCGACTTCGCCGAAAAGGTGTTCGGCACCTCGGGCAAGGCGGGCAACCTGAACGGCCAGATCCAGGCGGGCGGCAATCCGCTCGAGGGCAAACGCACCAGCGAATACCCCACGCCTGCGCTGCAAAATTCACTCGGTGCGCAGTTGTTCGAGAAGGCTGCGCGTGAGGCCGGCTTTCATCCCTACCCCGCTCCGGCAGCGAACTCGTCCACGGCGCACACGAACCCGTATGGCGTGCGCCTTGGACCGTGCAATTTCTGCGGCTTCTGCGAAGGCTACGGCTGCTACATGTATTCGAAGGCCTCGCCGCAGACCACGATCCTGCCCGTCCTGCTGAAGAAGCCGAATTTTGAGCTACGTACGCACGCGTATGTGACGAAGGTCCTGCTCGACTCCGACAAGAAGAAGGCCGTCGGAGTGACCTATATCGATGCGCAGGGCCGCGAAATCGAACAACCGGCCGATCTGGTCATCATCGCCGCGTTCCAGATGCACAACGTCCGGCTGCTGTTGCTGTCGGGCATCGGCAAACCATACGACCCGAAGACGGGCGAAGGCGTGGTCGGCCGCAACTACGCGTATCAGATGAACGGCGGAGTCAACGTGCTGCTGCCGAAGGGGACGCAACTCAATCCGTTTATCGGCACGGGCGCGGGCGGTATCGGCATGGATGACCTCAATGGCGACCAGTTCGACCACGGTCCGCTTGGCTTCGTGGGCGGAGCCAGCATTCGCCACGTACGCTACGGCGGCCGTCCGATCAAGATGACGCCGACGGTTCCCGGCACGCCGGCATGGGGCAGCAAGTGGAAGGAAGGTGTGACGGACGCCTACCAGCGTTATATGACGATCGGTATCGCGGGCTCCGTCATGCCTTATCAGGATGCCTGTCTGGATCTCGACCCGACCTACCGGGACGCTTATGGCTTGCCGCTGCTGCGCATGACCTTCGACTGGCACGACAACGAATACGACATGCTCGGCTACATGGGCAAGCGTATGGAAGAAGTCGCGAAGGCGATGAATCCGGAGAAGGTTTTCGTGGCGGTTCGGAAGAAGGGCTCGCATTACGACACGCGCCTCTACCAATCGACGCACACGACGGGAGGCGCCCTAATGGGCTCGTCGCCACAAACCAGCGTGGTCAACAAGTATCTGCAAAGCTGGGACGTATCGAATGTCTTTGTGATGGGGGCGTCCGCCTTCCCGCAGAACATGGGCTATAACCCGACTGGGCTCGTCGCCGCGCTCGCTTACCACTCCGCCAAGGCGATCCGCGAGCAGTATCTGAAGAACGCTGGTCCGCTGGTGCAGGCGTAA
- a CDS encoding gluconate 2-dehydrogenase subunit 3 family protein has protein sequence MSHDKELRRRFLRQVLAIVPAATVASGIVLTQSACSDTAEPAAASAGNAPYKPQYFTEAEWSFIGAAVDRLIPEDELGPGAIGAGVPEFIDRQMEAPFGQGKLWYMQGPFHPDQPPEMGYQLSLTPRDIYRHGIRACDDECAKKYDGKTFAQLDKPTQAQVLGDMEHGRIEFDRVPAHTFFAYLLANTKEGFFADPIHGGNKGMVGWKMVGFPGARADFMDWIDQPGVKYPYGPVSIDGKRD, from the coding sequence ATGTCTCACGACAAGGAGCTGCGCCGTCGTTTTCTGCGCCAGGTGCTCGCGATCGTGCCCGCGGCGACTGTCGCCTCTGGGATCGTGCTGACGCAGTCGGCTTGCAGCGACACCGCTGAGCCCGCTGCTGCCAGCGCCGGCAACGCGCCGTATAAACCGCAGTACTTCACCGAGGCCGAATGGAGCTTCATCGGCGCGGCCGTCGACCGGCTCATTCCGGAAGACGAACTCGGTCCCGGGGCGATCGGCGCAGGCGTGCCCGAATTCATCGATCGCCAGATGGAAGCGCCGTTCGGACAAGGCAAGCTCTGGTACATGCAAGGCCCCTTCCACCCCGATCAGCCGCCCGAGATGGGCTACCAGCTGAGCCTCACGCCGCGCGACATCTACCGGCACGGCATCAGGGCCTGTGACGACGAGTGCGCAAAGAAGTACGACGGAAAAACCTTCGCACAACTGGACAAGCCTACCCAGGCGCAGGTACTCGGCGACATGGAGCACGGCAGGATCGAGTTCGATAGAGTTCCCGCGCACACGTTTTTCGCCTATCTGCTCGCCAATACCAAAGAAGGTTTCTTCGCCGACCCGATTCACGGCGGCAACAAAGGTATGGTGGGATGGAAGATGGTCGGCTTCCCGGGCGCGCGAGCCGACTTCATGGACTGGATCGATCAGCCGGGAGTCAAGTATCCGTATGGGCCGGTTTCGATCGACGGGAAGCGGGATTAA
- a CDS encoding LysR substrate-binding domain-containing protein, with the protein MLMHPEVDVRLDLDDRYVDIGARGYDLAIRICRLEDSSLKARRIAVSRRGIYGSEAYLKREGLPRTLDDLATPALRMPMRHLDTSGNSSTHAAMRSAL; encoded by the coding sequence ATGCTCATGCATCCGGAGGTCGACGTAAGGCTGGATCTGGACGATCGCTACGTGGACATAGGCGCACGCGGCTACGACCTGGCGATCCGCATTTGCCGCCTGGAAGACAGTTCTTTAAAGGCCCGGCGGATTGCCGTCAGCCGGCGTGGCATCTATGGAAGCGAGGCCTACCTGAAGCGAGAAGGGCTGCCACGCACGCTGGATGATCTCGCCACGCCTGCCTTGCGTATGCCAATGCGACATCTGGACACATCTGGCAATTCGAGCACCCACGCAGCCATGAGATCCGCTCTCTGA
- a CDS encoding TetR/AcrR family transcriptional regulator → MNPKRSSAKPLGRRPAIEDFDVREHLLDTATRLFSERGIAATTVAQIAAEAGVTSALVHYYFTNREKLLDAVADERLARAAEFVWRPVVEDAASDPFALVHEFVARLFDVTDRMPWLPPLWLREIVNEGGLLRERMMQRIPFDNIKRFSSRVAHAQQDGAVNAELEAMLLFNSILALVMLPLSTAKIWQSARGLPVIERDALRRHVTALLIGGMQPLPRPAPPKPRAVPRSKS, encoded by the coding sequence ATGAACCCGAAACGCTCGTCCGCGAAGCCACTCGGTCGCCGCCCGGCTATCGAGGACTTCGATGTGCGCGAACATCTGCTCGACACCGCGACACGGCTCTTTTCCGAACGCGGCATCGCGGCCACAACGGTCGCGCAGATCGCCGCCGAGGCGGGAGTCACGTCGGCGCTGGTCCATTACTACTTCACGAATCGCGAAAAGTTGCTCGATGCGGTGGCCGACGAGCGGCTCGCCCGTGCGGCGGAATTCGTCTGGCGCCCGGTCGTTGAAGACGCCGCAAGCGATCCCTTCGCGCTGGTTCACGAATTCGTCGCGCGGCTGTTCGACGTGACGGACCGCATGCCCTGGTTGCCGCCGCTCTGGCTGCGGGAGATCGTCAACGAAGGCGGCCTGCTGCGTGAACGAATGATGCAGCGCATCCCGTTCGACAACATCAAGCGCTTCAGCAGCCGTGTTGCGCACGCGCAGCAGGACGGCGCCGTCAACGCCGAACTGGAAGCCATGTTGCTGTTCAACTCAATTCTGGCGCTCGTGATGCTGCCGCTCTCCACCGCGAAGATTTGGCAAAGCGCGCGAGGTCTGCCTGTCATCGAACGTGATGCGTTGCGCCGGCACGTGACCGCGCTGCTGATCGGCGGCATGCAACCGCTGCCGCGCCCGGCGCCACCGAAGCCCCGCGCCGTCCCACGGAGCAAGTCATGA
- a CDS encoding HlyD family efflux transporter periplasmic adaptor subunit codes for MSRFSRVSVCLLFAATALAGCSHRDNSVYQGYVEGEFVYLGSSQSGKLTQLAVARGQTVDASAPVFTLESVDETAALQQAQQQLAAARAQLADIRTGKRRPEVNVTKAQLAQAVANARKAALQLTRDEAQYRVGGIPKAQLDDSRANADATAAQVRELSNQVDVALLPGRSQQITAQSAQVDAAQAAVAQAQWKLDQKRVNAPAQGLVYDTLYRVGEWVQAGNPVVQMLPPQNVKVRFFVPETVVGKLAPGRALSIHCDGCTADVPAKITYISSEAEYTPPVIYSNENRAKLVFMVEAHPSAADAVKLHPGQPVAVSLR; via the coding sequence ATGAGCCGCTTTTCCCGCGTTTCGGTTTGCCTGCTGTTCGCCGCGACGGCATTGGCGGGTTGCTCGCATCGCGATAACAGCGTCTATCAAGGCTATGTCGAGGGTGAGTTCGTCTATCTCGGCTCGTCGCAGTCCGGCAAGCTTACGCAGTTGGCGGTCGCACGAGGGCAGACGGTTGACGCGAGCGCGCCGGTGTTCACGCTCGAATCCGTAGACGAGACCGCCGCATTGCAGCAGGCACAACAGCAACTCGCTGCGGCACGCGCACAGCTAGCCGATATCCGGACCGGCAAGCGCCGTCCCGAAGTGAACGTGACCAAAGCGCAACTCGCGCAGGCCGTCGCCAATGCGCGCAAGGCCGCATTGCAATTGACGCGCGATGAAGCACAGTACCGCGTAGGCGGCATTCCGAAAGCACAGCTCGACGATTCGCGCGCCAACGCCGACGCCACCGCCGCGCAGGTCCGCGAACTCAGCAACCAGGTGGATGTCGCTTTGCTCCCCGGCCGTTCGCAGCAAATCACCGCGCAAAGCGCACAGGTCGACGCCGCGCAGGCGGCCGTCGCACAGGCGCAATGGAAGCTCGACCAGAAGCGCGTCAACGCACCGGCGCAAGGACTCGTCTACGACACGCTGTATCGAGTCGGGGAGTGGGTACAGGCGGGCAATCCTGTCGTGCAGATGCTGCCGCCGCAGAACGTGAAAGTTCGCTTCTTCGTACCGGAGACCGTGGTCGGCAAGCTCGCCCCAGGCCGTGCGCTTTCCATTCATTGCGACGGTTGCACCGCCGATGTTCCAGCGAAAATCACGTACATATCGAGCGAGGCCGAATACACACCGCCGGTGATCTACAGCAACGAGAACCGTGCGAAGCTGGTGTTCATGGTCGAAGCTCATCCGTCCGCCGCCGACGCAGTCAAGCTTCATCCCGGCCAACCCGTCGCGGTGAGCCTGCGATGA
- a CDS encoding ABC transporter ATP-binding protein — protein MNQPAPQYAIDVHKLNKHFGDKHVVNDVTLQVARGEIFGFLGPNGSGKTTSIRLMCGLLTPDSGTGTCLGYDIVRESAQIKRNVGYMTQRFSYWDDLTIRENLDFVARIYQMANRREAVDRALESLGLQSRANQLTGALSGGWKQRLALAACMLHEPRLLLLDEPTAGVDPNARREFWEELHRLAARGISVLVSTHYMDEAERCHKLAYIAYGKLLAQGTSKEVIESQNLATWTIYGEHLSKLSEQLRKTPGVDQTVVFGSALHVSGSDHATLEAAVKRATEGTALRAERIETGLEDVFIYLMSHSADNYGAQS, from the coding sequence ATGAACCAGCCCGCGCCGCAATACGCGATCGACGTGCACAAGCTCAACAAGCACTTCGGCGACAAACATGTCGTCAACGACGTGACGTTGCAGGTTGCGCGCGGCGAGATCTTTGGCTTCCTCGGGCCGAACGGCAGCGGCAAGACCACCTCGATCCGTTTGATGTGCGGGCTGCTTACGCCGGACTCTGGCACCGGCACCTGCCTCGGTTACGACATCGTCCGCGAGAGCGCGCAGATCAAGCGCAACGTCGGCTATATGACGCAGCGCTTCTCGTATTGGGACGACCTGACGATCCGCGAGAATCTCGATTTCGTCGCACGCATCTATCAGATGGCAAACCGGCGCGAAGCGGTCGATCGCGCACTCGAATCGCTCGGACTGCAAAGCCGCGCGAATCAGTTGACCGGCGCGCTATCCGGCGGCTGGAAACAGCGCCTCGCGCTCGCCGCCTGCATGCTGCACGAGCCGCGATTGCTGCTGCTCGACGAACCGACCGCGGGCGTCGACCCGAACGCACGCCGCGAATTCTGGGAAGAGTTGCACCGCCTCGCGGCGCGCGGCATTTCGGTTCTGGTCAGCACGCACTACATGGATGAAGCCGAGCGTTGCCACAAGCTGGCGTACATTGCGTACGGCAAGCTGCTGGCGCAAGGCACCTCGAAGGAAGTGATCGAATCGCAGAATCTGGCGACATGGACCATCTACGGTGAGCACCTGAGCAAACTCTCGGAACAGTTGCGCAAAACGCCCGGCGTCGATCAGACCGTCGTATTCGGTTCAGCGCTGCATGTCAGCGGCAGCGACCACGCAACGCTCGAAGCCGCCGTCAAACGCGCGACCGAGGGCACGGCGCTACGCGCCGAGCGCATCGAAACCGGGCTTGAAGACGTGTTCATCTACCTGATGAGCCACTCCGCCGACAACTACGGAGCGCAATCGTGA
- a CDS encoding ABC transporter permease → MSTRVLFSLSRWWSIVLKEFLQLKRDRITFAMIVGLPVIQLTLFGFAINTDPKHLPTAVIIGDESTFSRSFVAAMKNSMYFDIVETLPNEEAGRRALAQGRVQFVLSVPVDFSQRLLRGERPSLLVEADATDPTATNTALAALPGLVQPVADKDITGPLAHLNGTAAAFDVQVHRLYNPEGITQYNVVPGLMGVILTMTMVMMTGLAITRERERGTMENLLATPVLPIEVMTGKIVPYVMIGLVQASIILAAARYVFDVPFAGSLLAIYLAALLFIAANLTVGITLSSIAQNQLQAMQLTVFYFLPSLLLSGFMFPFAGMPGWAQFIGNLLPLTYFNRLIRGILLKGNGWADLWPSVWPVALFMVVVMSIALRFYRRTLD, encoded by the coding sequence GTGAGCACGCGCGTCCTGTTCTCGCTCTCGCGCTGGTGGAGCATCGTGCTCAAAGAGTTTTTGCAATTAAAGCGCGACCGGATCACGTTCGCGATGATCGTCGGCCTGCCGGTCATCCAGCTCACGCTGTTCGGCTTCGCGATCAACACCGACCCGAAGCATCTGCCGACTGCCGTCATCATCGGCGACGAGAGCACGTTCTCGCGCAGCTTCGTCGCGGCGATGAAGAACTCCATGTATTTCGACATCGTCGAAACCTTGCCCAACGAGGAGGCCGGCCGCCGCGCTCTGGCCCAAGGCCGGGTGCAGTTCGTGTTGTCGGTGCCGGTGGATTTTTCGCAACGTCTGCTTCGCGGTGAACGCCCTTCGCTGCTGGTCGAAGCCGATGCGACCGACCCCACCGCGACGAACACCGCGCTCGCTGCGCTCCCGGGCCTTGTGCAACCGGTCGCGGATAAGGACATCACCGGGCCGCTCGCCCATCTGAACGGTACCGCTGCCGCATTCGACGTGCAGGTGCACCGGCTCTACAACCCCGAAGGCATCACGCAATACAACGTGGTGCCGGGCCTGATGGGCGTGATCCTGACGATGACGATGGTAATGATGACTGGCCTCGCAATCACCCGCGAACGCGAGCGCGGCACGATGGAAAACCTGCTCGCCACGCCCGTGCTGCCGATCGAAGTGATGACCGGCAAGATCGTGCCTTACGTGATGATCGGGCTGGTGCAGGCGTCGATCATTCTCGCTGCGGCGCGCTACGTATTCGATGTGCCGTTCGCGGGCAGCCTGCTGGCGATCTATCTGGCTGCGCTGCTGTTTATCGCGGCGAATCTGACGGTCGGTATCACGCTTTCGTCGATTGCGCAGAATCAGTTGCAGGCGATGCAGCTGACCGTGTTCTATTTTCTGCCGAGTCTGCTGCTATCCGGTTTCATGTTCCCATTTGCGGGCATGCCAGGCTGGGCGCAATTCATCGGCAATCTGCTGCCGCTTACGTATTTCAACCGGCTGATTCGCGGCATTCTGCTCAAAGGGAACGGCTGGGCCGACCTGTGGCCATCGGTATGGCCTGTGGCGTTGTTCATGGTCGTCGTGATGAGCATCGCGCTGCGCTTCTACCGGCGCACACTCGACTAG
- a CDS encoding efflux transporter outer membrane subunit: protein MKPLAFLSVVALCGCAVGPDFHTPAAPDTQAYIHEAHPAATVSASGVAGASQTFVAAEHATPMWWKQFQSDALNRLVEQALQQSPTLTQARAKLIEARENYNAQFGATTFPAVDVTVSGVRQQVDIAAFGIPKVPNPGPFTLYNASVSVSYALDIFGGNRRALEALMAQVDYQSFEFEAARLSLAGNVVSTAVRRASLQQQITLTQRLADTQARQLTITEGRFAAGGVSQLDVHSQRTLLAQTRASLPPLATQLAQTDHQLAILLGMPPSKADFADLTLDSLHLPDTLPLTLPSTLARERPDIRASEALLHQASANVGVATANLYPQFALSAGIGSERTNIRDVVSGLNIWNFGLNLTQPIFRGGELRAKKRSAQAAYDAALADYQQTVLQALQQVADTLTALQNDASELQARDDAAQQAQASLDIAHAQYSAGGVSQFGLLDTQRQVLQTTLDRTRAQADRFADTAALFQSLGGGWQAATTTSTP, encoded by the coding sequence ATGAAGCCGCTCGCTTTCTTATCCGTCGTCGCGCTGTGCGGGTGCGCGGTGGGGCCGGATTTTCATACGCCGGCGGCGCCGGATACGCAAGCCTACATACATGAAGCGCACCCCGCTGCGACCGTCTCGGCCAGCGGTGTGGCTGGAGCATCGCAGACATTTGTCGCGGCTGAGCATGCAACACCGATGTGGTGGAAGCAGTTTCAATCCGATGCGCTCAACCGTCTCGTCGAGCAGGCCCTGCAACAAAGCCCCACGCTCACGCAAGCCCGCGCGAAGCTGATCGAGGCGCGCGAAAACTACAACGCGCAATTCGGCGCGACCACATTTCCGGCTGTCGACGTGACGGTATCCGGGGTGCGGCAGCAGGTCGATATCGCGGCGTTCGGCATTCCGAAAGTGCCCAATCCGGGGCCGTTTACGCTTTACAACGCGTCGGTGAGCGTGTCATATGCGCTCGATATTTTCGGTGGAAATCGCCGGGCGCTGGAAGCGCTAATGGCGCAAGTCGACTATCAGTCGTTCGAGTTCGAAGCGGCGCGGCTCTCGCTCGCGGGCAATGTCGTCTCCACTGCCGTGCGGCGCGCATCGCTGCAGCAACAGATCACGTTGACGCAGCGCCTCGCTGACACCCAGGCGCGACAACTGACGATCACGGAAGGACGGTTCGCGGCAGGCGGTGTCTCGCAACTCGACGTGCACAGCCAGCGCACGCTGCTCGCGCAGACCCGCGCGTCGTTGCCGCCACTCGCGACACAACTCGCGCAGACCGATCACCAACTCGCGATCCTGCTTGGCATGCCACCCTCGAAGGCGGACTTCGCCGACCTGACGCTCGATTCACTGCATCTGCCGGACACATTGCCGCTCACGCTGCCGTCGACGCTCGCGCGCGAACGGCCCGACATCCGTGCTTCGGAAGCGTTGTTGCATCAAGCGAGCGCGAATGTCGGCGTGGCGACGGCGAACCTGTATCCGCAGTTCGCCCTTTCCGCTGGGATCGGATCGGAGCGCACCAACATTCGAGACGTAGTCAGTGGGCTGAACATCTGGAATTTCGGCCTCAATCTGACGCAACCGATTTTCCGCGGCGGCGAACTCCGCGCGAAGAAACGCTCTGCACAGGCGGCTTACGATGCTGCGCTCGCTGACTATCAGCAGACAGTGCTGCAGGCGTTGCAACAGGTTGCGGACACGCTGACGGCACTGCAAAACGATGCCAGTGAACTGCAGGCGCGCGATGATGCAGCACAGCAGGCGCAGGCGAGCCTGGATATCGCGCACGCGCAGTATTCGGCGGGTGGTGTCAGCCAGTTCGGCCTGCTCGATACGCAGCGTCAGGTGTTGCAGACCACGCTCGACCGTACCCGCGCGCAGGCCGACCGGTTCGCCGATACGGCTGCGTTGTTTCAATCGCTGGGTGGCGGGTGGCAGGCTGCGACGACGACTTCAACGCCGTAG
- a CDS encoding ABC transporter permease produces the protein MKLAKPLFAPHTSLIERVWYFALRALAVLTLLYLILPVLAIVPLSFSSSTFLVYPIPGWSLRWYENLIGSDEWRMAAKNSFIVAPSATVVATVLGTLAAIGLTKANFRGKALLMAILISPMIVPVVVVGVGMYLFFAPLGLANTYIGLILAHASLGVPFVVTTVAATLQGFNYNLVRASLSLGANPVKTFFRITLPVIAPGVISGALFAFATSFDEVVVTLFLAGANQSTLPRQMFTGIRENISPTIAALATILIVFSTCLLLALEWLRGRNAARAVAA, from the coding sequence ATGAAACTTGCCAAGCCCTTGTTTGCGCCGCATACGTCCTTGATTGAACGCGTGTGGTACTTCGCGTTGCGCGCGCTTGCCGTGCTCACGCTGCTGTATCTGATCCTGCCGGTACTGGCGATCGTCCCGTTGTCGTTTTCGTCGAGCACGTTTCTCGTGTATCCGATTCCGGGCTGGTCGCTGCGCTGGTATGAGAACCTGATTGGGTCCGATGAATGGCGCATGGCGGCCAAGAACAGTTTCATCGTGGCGCCGTCGGCGACTGTCGTGGCGACGGTACTCGGCACCTTGGCGGCAATCGGCCTGACCAAAGCGAACTTCCGCGGCAAGGCGCTGCTGATGGCGATTCTGATTTCGCCGATGATCGTGCCGGTGGTGGTGGTCGGCGTCGGCATGTATCTGTTTTTTGCGCCGCTTGGATTGGCGAATACGTATATCGGGCTGATTCTCGCGCATGCGTCGCTGGGTGTGCCGTTCGTCGTGACGACGGTGGCGGCGACGTTGCAGGGCTTCAATTACAACCTGGTGCGCGCGAGTTTGTCGCTGGGTGCGAATCCGGTGAAGACGTTCTTCCGCATCACGTTGCCGGTGATCGCGCCGGGCGTGATTTCGGGTGCGCTGTTCGCGTTCGCGACTTCGTTCGATGAAGTCGTCGTGACGCTATTCCTCGCCGGTGCGAATCAGTCGACCTTGCCGCGTCAGATGTTTACCGGTATCCGCGAAAATATCAGCCCGACTATCGCGGCGCTGGCGACGATTCTGATCGTGTTCTCCACCTGCCTGTTGCTGGCGTTGGAATGGCTGCGTGGGCGCAATGCGGCGCGGGCGGTGGCGGCGTAA